The genomic interval CAAAAACCTTCTGCCATTATGATGATTGATATTGACCATTTTAAACAGATTAATGATACACATGGTCATATTTTAGGCGATGATGTTTTGCAATACGTTGTTAAATTAATCAGTGAACACTTGCGTGAAAGCGATATTTTTGCACGTTATGGTGGCGACGAGTTTATCGTATTTTTTCCTGCTATTTCACAAAAAGATATTTACAATATTGCACTCAGAATTCAATCAAAACTTTTTGAAGATTCCTCGTATGCATCTCCAGTAACGCTAAGCATAGGAATATGCCTTTTTAGCACCTCTTTAGCACTTCAAAATGTTATTGAATATGCGGATAATGCTCTTTATTCAGCCAAGAGTAAAGGACGCAACCGAATCGAATTTTATCCATCTTGAAAAAACCTGTAAATCAGAGTACAATTGTCCTTAATAGTTCGTGCTAGGAGGGCTGGTAAACCAGCTGAGATAAAGAATGGTGATTCTTTGATCCTTGTGACCTGATCTGGGTAATGCCAGCGTAGGAAAGCTCAATCAAACCAACACACATCCTCCTTTTTAAGCCCTCCCACGACCTTCATTATCTTTACATGTAAAGCTTACATGTAAACGCAATTCAACTCAATTTTACGAGGAAAACGTATGAAACATTGTTTAACCATAGCAGGATCTGATAGCTGTGGCGGAGCGGGCATCCAAGCTGATCTAAAAGCCTTTAGTGCTAATGGAACCTATGGCATGAGCGTTATTACCGCGATTACAGCGCAAAATACCCAAGGCGTTTTTGACGTACAAGACATTAATCCTTCCGTGATACAACATCAAATCGAAGCGATTTTTGATGACATTCGCGTGGACGCTATTAAAATCGGTATGGTTTCGCGTCCTGAGACGATTGAAATCATCGCTGCAACGCTTAAAAAATACCCTTTACCACCTCTTGTCATCGACCCTGTGATGATCTCCAAAAGTGGGTATGACCTGTTGCAACCCGAAGCCAAAAAGGCACTCATCGAAATGCTTTTACCGATGGCAACGCTCATTACGCCCAATCTTCCGGAAGCTGAAGTGATCGTAGGCTATAAAATTGATACGATTGAATTGATGCAAAAAGCAGCGCTTGATCTGCATAAACTGGGGTGCAAATACGTACTGGTTAAAGGCGGGCATCTGGAAAATGATGCGACCGATGTGCTGTACGATGGCGCACAGTTTCACCTTTTGCACTCCAAACGACTAGAGACGATAAACACGCATGGAACGGGCTGTACGCTCTCTTCCGCCATTGCTGCCAACCTTGCTAAAGGGTTACATGTAAAGGCGGCAGTTGAGGAAGCCAAAGCGTATATCACCGAAGCGATTACACATGGATTTAAATTGGGGCATGGCGTGGGGCCTGTGCACCATTTTTACGCACTTTACACCAAAGCAGGAATGGAATCATGATGGGAGAAAAAACGAGTTTAAGTGGTTTTGGATTGTTTGCACTTTGGTTTGGTGCGGCAGTCTCGATGGCAGAGATTTTTACTGGCGGGCTTTTAGCGCCGCTTGGGTTTAGCGAAGGCTTAAAAGCGATTCTTTTAGGGCATCTGATCGGTGGGATTATTCTTATTTTGGGTGGCTACATTGGAGCGCACAGCAAGCTTCCTGCCATCATGTCGACACGCATCTCTTTTGGGCGTTATGGATCGTATCTTTTTTCACTCTTAAATGTACTTCAACTCATTGGTTGGACAGCGGTGATGATCATATCTGGAGGGCGCGCCGCGAATGAGCTTGGCATCAATCTTTTTGAGTTTGATAGCATCAACACGTGGGCGATTGCTATTGGTCTATTGATAGCGCTGTGGATTTGGCTTGGAAAAGCGGGCTTTCAAAAGCTCAATCTCATCGCTGTAATCCTCCTTTTTATGCTTACCTTGGTATTGTGTGGCGTTGTGTTTCAAGAGGGAAGCATTTTACATGTAAAGCCTACAGGGGAGATGAGTTTTGGATCAGCTTTAGAGCTTAGCATCATCATGCCGCTTTCGTGGTTGCCGTTGATTTCGGATTATACCCGTTTTGCGAAGAGTAAAAAAGGCGGGCTCATCGGCAGTTTTACGGGCTATTTTATCGGTAGTTCGCTCATGTATGCCATTGGTCTTGCCATCGCACTTTATGCCAAAGATGCGAGTTTGGGAACGATGATGATGGCACTGCATTTGGGCTTTGTCGCCCTTGGCATTGTGCTACTTTCCACTATCACAACGACTTTTTTAGATGCGTACTCCGCAGGTGTAACCTTTACCAATATTTTTCCGCACATCAATGAGCGACAGATCGCGTTTGTGATGGCTGTTGTGGGTCTTCTTGTGGCACTCTTTACGCCCATCGAGGAGTACGAAACCTTTTTATACGCGATCGGCTCGGTCTTTGGGCCACTTTTCGCGATTGTGCTGAGTGATTATTTCATCTTTAAAAAAGAGCAGATTGAACCCACTTTGGCTTTACATGTAGGCTCACTTATTGTCTGGGCAATTGGTGTTGCGCTTTATTATCAGTTCATTACGCTCGATCTTCCTTTGGGCTCAACGCTTCCGACGATGCTTGCAACAAGCATCCTTTTTATCATTTCAAAAAAGGCAATTTCATCATGGACATTCAAGAGCAACTAAACGACGTATTTGAAGCTCTGCAAAACAAGCGCGCTTTAATTCATCACATCACCAATTATGTCACGGTCAATGACTGCGCCAATGTGGTTTTAGCCATGGGTGCCTCGCCGATTATGGCAGATGAACTCAGTGAAGTAGAGGAGATGGTCGGCATTTGCGATGCGCTGGTTTTAAACATAGGCACAGCTAACGAGCGCATCATCGGTTCCATGATCAAAGCGGGTAAAGCAGCAAACGCCAAAGGCATCCCCGTGGTGCTTGATCCTGTCGGCGTGGGTGCAACACCGTTTCGTCGCGAGAGTGTTGCAAAGCTCATGGACACGATCTCTTTTAGTGTGATTCGTGGCAATATGGCGGAAATCAAAACCATTGCAGGGCTTGAAGCCAAAAGCACAGGCGTTGACTCGTTGGAAGAGGAGAGTGATGGCGCTAAAATCGCTTTAAATCTCGCAAAAAAGCTGGGTTGTGTGATTGCGATTACGGGCAAAATTGACATTGTGTCAGATGGCTCGAGTACGTATGCACTTGATAATGGCGATAGTGCTTTGACCAAACTAACAGGAACAGGGTGTATGAGCACCTCACTCATTGGCAGTTTTTTAGGCGCATCCAACAAGGCACTTGCAAGTGCAATAGCTGGTATTTTAACCATGTCTATTGCAGGCGAAGTAGCGGGTAAAAGCCAAGGAATGGGAACTTTTCACACATCACTCATCGATGCAATAAGCCAAATGGATGCACAAAGTATGACCAAGAGAGCCAAGATAGACTTCATTAAATAATAAAAATTATTATTTAAGATTGGCTTTAGTTTTGATGGAGTAAGATTACTCCATCACCATACAAGGAGTAAATCATGGCAAGAGTTGGAAATTCTATTATTAAAGGTATCGAAGTTCAAGAAATTATTACTACACTCAATCGTGCATATGCTGATGAGTGGTTAGCGTACTATCAATATTTTATTGAAGCAAAAGTGGTTAAAGGGTTGATGAAAGATGCTGCCATTGCGGAGCTGGTACAACATGCCGCGGATGAATTGCGCCATGCAACCATGGTTGCTGATCGTATTATTCAGCTTGGAGGTGCCCCTTTGTTGCACCCAGCGGATTGGCTTAAACAAACCAACTGTGGTTACGACGCACCCAATGATTTTGATGTGGTTGCGGTCTTAAACGATGCGATTAAAGGCGAACAGTGTGCGATTGCGACGTATTCAAGCATTGTTGATCTCACACGCAATAAAGATATTGTGACCTATGACATGGTCTCTCAAATCTTAGCCGATGAAGTTATGCACGAAGAGGACCTTCAAAACTTACACGATGACATTACTGAATTTATCAGTGATCTTAAAAAATCAATGAAGTAACAAGGCTGTAGGTATGATCGATGTCACGTTAGAGCAGTTCATACCTGCTTTTCTTCTCACCCTGTTTGCAGGGCTTAGCACAGGATTTGGCGCACTCATCGCCTTTTTTTCCAAAAATAAAAGTCATACTTTTTTATCCATTGGGTTAGGATTTTCAGCAGGTGTGATGGTTTATGTCTCCTTTGTTGAGATTCTTTATAAGTCCAAAATGGCGTTTACTACGATCTATGACAGCCCCATTATTGGGGAGTCTTTGGCGTTAGTCTGTTTCTTTGGAGGCATTGGCATGAGTGCCATCATTG from Sulfurospirillum multivorans DSM 12446 carries:
- a CDS encoding GGDEF domain-containing protein, which translates into the protein MMDQETLYKLVIVVLIIGILLLLYYYQKRLCELKLHNGQLELLSQYDDLTQIYNRRYFLEIVQYHFTKMYHQKPSAIMMIDIDHFKQINDTHGHILGDDVLQYVVKLISEHLRESDIFARYGGDEFIVFFPAISQKDIYNIALRIQSKLFEDSSYASPVTLSIGICLFSTSLALQNVIEYADNALYSAKSKGRNRIEFYPS
- the thiD gene encoding bifunctional hydroxymethylpyrimidine kinase/phosphomethylpyrimidine kinase gives rise to the protein MKHCLTIAGSDSCGGAGIQADLKAFSANGTYGMSVITAITAQNTQGVFDVQDINPSVIQHQIEAIFDDIRVDAIKIGMVSRPETIEIIAATLKKYPLPPLVIDPVMISKSGYDLLQPEAKKALIEMLLPMATLITPNLPEAEVIVGYKIDTIELMQKAALDLHKLGCKYVLVKGGHLENDATDVLYDGAQFHLLHSKRLETINTHGTGCTLSSAIAANLAKGLHVKAAVEEAKAYITEAITHGFKLGHGVGPVHHFYALYTKAGMES
- the cytX gene encoding putative hydroxymethylpyrimidine transporter CytX, with the translated sequence MMGEKTSLSGFGLFALWFGAAVSMAEIFTGGLLAPLGFSEGLKAILLGHLIGGIILILGGYIGAHSKLPAIMSTRISFGRYGSYLFSLLNVLQLIGWTAVMIISGGRAANELGINLFEFDSINTWAIAIGLLIALWIWLGKAGFQKLNLIAVILLFMLTLVLCGVVFQEGSILHVKPTGEMSFGSALELSIIMPLSWLPLISDYTRFAKSKKGGLIGSFTGYFIGSSLMYAIGLAIALYAKDASLGTMMMALHLGFVALGIVLLSTITTTFLDAYSAGVTFTNIFPHINERQIAFVMAVVGLLVALFTPIEEYETFLYAIGSVFGPLFAIVLSDYFIFKKEQIEPTLALHVGSLIVWAIGVALYYQFITLDLPLGSTLPTMLATSILFIISKKAISSWTFKSN
- the thiM gene encoding hydroxyethylthiazole kinase: MDIQEQLNDVFEALQNKRALIHHITNYVTVNDCANVVLAMGASPIMADELSEVEEMVGICDALVLNIGTANERIIGSMIKAGKAANAKGIPVVLDPVGVGATPFRRESVAKLMDTISFSVIRGNMAEIKTIAGLEAKSTGVDSLEEESDGAKIALNLAKKLGCVIAITGKIDIVSDGSSTYALDNGDSALTKLTGTGCMSTSLIGSFLGASNKALASAIAGILTMSIAGEVAGKSQGMGTFHTSLIDAISQMDAQSMTKRAKIDFIK
- a CDS encoding ferritin-like domain-containing protein, translating into MARVGNSIIKGIEVQEIITTLNRAYADEWLAYYQYFIEAKVVKGLMKDAAIAELVQHAADELRHATMVADRIIQLGGAPLLHPADWLKQTNCGYDAPNDFDVVAVLNDAIKGEQCAIATYSSIVDLTRNKDIVTYDMVSQILADEVMHEEDLQNLHDDITEFISDLKKSMK